ACAACGACAACGACAAAATAATTATGTTCCTTATCACAAATTCAAGGGAAGTCCGAGGCCTGTAGAAAGTAAGTTATATCTTCGGTATTCAGTAACAGCAGTTAAAGAAGTTAATCACATCTACTTATCTTCCTTTGGATTCCACgtcgaaagaaaaacagtgatCTTTGTTTACGATAGccatgaattaaaaaatattaactccTGAACTGATCGGATAACACACAACCCTTGTCATATGTGAggttagacaaaaaaaaacgagaatTCAAGGAACAATCTGCAAGGTTATCGAAAAAACTTTCGTCTCCGCAAAATTGGTAGGAAGTGGAAGAATAAACTACAAGAAATCTTGTTTATTACATAGATGACTGTTGTTTCCCAAGAAAATAGTTCAGCTCTTTAGTCCTCTATATTACACGCGAAACTATTTTTGCTCTCAGCGGGTGAATCGCCGCAGTGTGTCTAAGTTTTAACCTTCGgattaaacaatttttccttctaaaaTTATTTTCGCGGACAACTCTTGAAACATCGAAAAATTGAAACTAGTCAATAATACCTGTCTTTTGATGCTGTCttatatcattaaaatatatatggACTTTTCGGCGCCTACTTCCTAATGGAATTATTTCAACTAATgcaaatgtgaaaagtttagaTGTAAAAATCCGTCAGATGTCACggggagaaaaattaaaattgctttgccttcttttcctttgttagaCATAATAAGTTGGCTAAATACATGTCGAGCTTAAGAGCTCTTCAATATATCTGCGTGTCAATATGCAATAATCCGAAAATTATATGTTACATGGGATTGTTTATTTTGGTCTTCGTCccgttatttgttttataaccCGCTAATATGTCCAACCGCCgctgtttttattaaaacaacaacgtgCAAGATGCAGAATATgcgtttgaaaaaaatatagttgaatttaaaaatataaagaaaaggaattttattcaaattccaacctcttttttttcttcgaacaTTCTCAGAGATCATTTTCAtatcaattttctttccattaaaAGTCTTCTTTCAGTATATGGGACTCAACAGCTGCTGTAGAGCTGGATAAAACAGTGGAAACTTACGCCGCTGGAGAATTGATATGATATACACtttaaggaaaggaaaacacttTTAGAGACAATAGAATTTCCGTCTCAGATAACCAACCGGCTAGTGCTGAAAATGGCAGCGGTGAATAAAGCGATTTCTGAACGTCGTTTCAAACAAGTTCGCTTTTTGATCGATTTGGGAgcaaatttgaatatgaaagacAGAGAAGGAAAAACTGCTTTAATTCAACTGTGCTTTCTTGAGCCGGAGTCCTTGGCTGCGGCGATCGCTGTGCGTTTGTTAAAAGCAGGAGCAAAAATTGATATAAAGGATAACGAAGGGTTATCAGCATTTTCCACCGCAGtgaaaagacagaaagaaagtTTGGTTGCATTATTTTTGGAGGAGACCggaaattttgatatcaatTCCAGAGACAAGAAAGGAAACACCGCGCTATTTTATGCAGCAAACGTTGGAAATTTGAAGATCTTGAGTGCGATTGTTTTAGCCCTTCAGAAGTTTCAACTAAGTGTGAACGTGGCAAATACTGAAGGAATTACACCACTAATGCAAGCGTGTATGAACGGAGATGTCATCGTAGCAAAGTATCTCATAACAGAGGGTAAAGCCTGTATAAATAGCAGAGACTGGAATTATAAAAGAACAGCCCTGGATTGGGCCAAAACGAGGGGAATTCAGGAAAGTATTTTACTGGTAAATAACAATTCCGACTTTGATGGTCTGGGTAAGAGTACCATGTGTGGAACACTCGTAGAAGATAACGTCcaacagaaacaaatttttggcTCGAAACCTTGTGAAAAAGATCTTGGTCGCACAAAGGGGCAAACAACGTACAAAGATCAACTTCGACAAGTATATCAAGTTTACGAATGGCAACTAACAGCTTCCTTCAAACTCCGGAAAAAACCGAAGTCAATCGATATCATAGCATCGAACTCAACCGAAGAACAGAGAAATGGTAATACAAGAACGAGAAAGAACACTGATTTATCAAAGGGTCGGAATTTTCTCAGAGGAGGTGCCACTGCAAAACTTCTAAAGCGCAGTTCTTTAATGGCTGACAAGAACGTTCCTCATCCATTTCCGTTTCCGAATTTCCAACGTTCCCTATCTTTCACGGATCTTACGAAACTTGATAAGGCGGAAAGGCGAATTGATTCGCCAACTCTTCCGAGGATTCGTTCGGCTCATTCGAAGCGTTCGGGAAAAGTTCGGCAAGAATCTCCAGAAGTAGAAACCCGCTCGTCATCACCAACGATTACTACTGTATTTGAAGAGAATGAACCTGACTCTTAAACTAGCACCGGTCTCGTATTGcaataaatgcaaaaaaatattaatttaccTCAACTGGTATTCCCCTATTTCAAAATCAAGTCTTTAAGGTTGACTAATGTTAATGAAGCGTTTTGTTGTCGTTGCGAAAGGGAAGACACACCCGTTTCTTCA
This is a stretch of genomic DNA from Pocillopora verrucosa isolate sample1 chromosome 12, ASM3666991v2, whole genome shotgun sequence. It encodes these proteins:
- the LOC131777832 gene encoding putative ankyrin repeat protein RBE_0220, which codes for MAAVNKAISERRFKQVRFLIDLGANLNMKDREGKTALIQLCFLEPESLAAAIAVRLLKAGAKIDIKDNEGLSAFSTAVKRQKESLVALFLEETGNFDINSRDKKGNTALFYAANVGNLKILSAIVLALQKFQLSVNVANTEGITPLMQACMNGDVIVAKYLITEGKACINSRDWNYKRTALDWAKTRGIQESILLVNNNSDFDGLGKSTMCGTLVEDNVQQKQIFGSKPCEKDLGRTKGQTTYKDQLRQVYQVYEWQLTASFKLRKKPKSIDIIASNSTEEQRNGNTRTRKNTDLSKGRNFLRGGATAKLLKRSSLMADKNVPHPFPFPNFQRSLSFTDLTKLDKAERRIDSPTLPRIRSAHSKRSGKVRQESPEVETRSSSPTITTVFEENEPDS